A genomic region of Brienomyrus brachyistius isolate T26 chromosome 6, BBRACH_0.4, whole genome shotgun sequence contains the following coding sequences:
- the LOC125744675 gene encoding ral GTPase-activating protein subunit beta-like isoform X11: protein MYSEWRSLHLALQSDQGHLSVLHTYPPTVGREVANTVVRPLGATLSTPGSESILKTDKEVKWTMEVLCYGLSLPLEGDTVKLCVDVYTEWMMALVDPRNSIPQPIINEPNLYVQTILKHLHNLFLPRQEPSSPIHFRLCQQVLSAVQMLAKQSSSMVRETWEVLLLFLLRICDTLLAPPTVAGGIAENLAGKLIGVLFEVWLLASARCFPTPPYWKTAREMLANWRHHPPVVEQWNKVICALTSRLLRFTYGPSFPPFKVPEDDASKIPTEMDDDCVAQTWLRFLHMLSNPVDLSNPAIISTTPKFQEQFLNVSGVPQEIVQHPCLKQLPQIFFRAMRGISFLVDAFLGISRPRSDSAPPTPVNRLSMPPPPSAINTTPPHSRRHRTTIVNKTTSKASTGTTAHPPKVSHPTTSSSPLSSPNQTNAEPRPLPAPSRPKVNSILNLFGQWLFDASLVHCKLHDGFNRDNTMTALATQAGLEFRRKGSQISTDTMVSNPMFDTNEFPENYESGRAEACGTVCRIFCSKRTGEEILPVYLSRFYMVLVQGLQISDFICRPVLASIILNSTSLFCSDLKGVNVVVPYFISALETILPDRELSKFKSYVNPTDLRRASISILLSMLSLPHHFGNIKSEVLLEGKFSNDDNSVSDKAQTFLSLRLRLVNILIGALQTETDSINTQMILGAMLNIVQDSALLESIGTQTEMGSVEANGTMKSHSRNSSSISTTSGGSSQPTTPDSERPAQALLRDYALHTDTAAGLLVRSIHLVTQRLNKQWRSDMSVSLAALELLAGLAKVRASLETSDKKCAVSSVCGYIVYQCSRPAPLHSRDLHSMIVAAFQCLCTWLTEHPDMLDEKDCLIEVLEIVELGISGSKSKTSEQEVRYKGDKEHNPASMRVKDAAEATLSCIMQVLAAFPSLSGPSSMCSLLNEDTLIRYSRLTSTSRDNFRYFVLDNSVILAMLEQPLGNEQNPCPAVTILIRGVSGRHAWTMQLYHQPRVARANQKVFVPERRPTPKNDVGIRFNVKHRAFPEEVDKIPFVKADMSIPDLDDIVSKPLEVQHEKLRNVMVKQMEYEAALEQHSEEVWKSKPFPDPQVDCKPPPPSQEFQTARLFLSHFGFLSLEALKESGNSRLPPNLIALDSALPGFFQDMEYLDLLPCRPFDTVFIFYVRAGQKTSQEILRNAESSVNIQPHFLEFLLSLGWPVDVGSHPGWTGNVDTSWSINSCVDGEGQQQEEGFPVDDTSGSMFNGEKKVLYYADALTEIAFVVPTLTDASSDSSENGHTPLETDSQMGLLPGIQSNLTLELFPNHSENLGQPQRMSPTSKTKKIHCGRNIPPLGPETKVLVVWMERYDDIENFPLSDLLSETSTGVESSNSSTSYRPVASEKDVPVVFIHPLKTGLFRIKLHGTTGKFSMVIPLMDGMVVSRRALGFLVRQMVINACRRKRLESDSYNPPHVRRKQKIADIFNKYRSKQLEPEFYTSLFQDVGGRSLNP, encoded by the exons ATGTACTCAGAGTGGAGGTCGTTGCACCTGGCGCTCCAGAGTGACCAGGGGCACCTAAGCGTCCTTCATACGTATCCCCCAACGGTGGGCCGCGAAGTGGCCAATACTGTGGTGCGCCCCCTTGGGGCGACCCTCAGCACCCCTGGATCGGAAAGCATCCTCAAAACCGACAAAGAG GTCAAATGGACAATGGAAGTGCTCTGCTATGGCCTGTCACTACCTCTGGAGGGAGACACCGTCAAGCTGTGTGTGGATGTCTACACAGAGTGGATGATGGCGCTGGTAGACCCTCGGAACTCCATCCCTCAGCCCATCATTAATGAACCCAACCTCTATGTTCAGACCATTCTGAAACACCTCCACAATCTCTTTCTCCCTAG GCAGGAGCCGAGCAGCCCCATTCACTTCCGCCTGTGTCAGCAGGTGCTTTCGGCAGTGCAGATGCTGGCTAAGCAGTCCAGCAGCATGGTCCGGGAGACCTGGGAGGTTCTGCTACTCTTCCTGCTAAGGATCTGTGACACCTTGTTGGCCCCACCCACCGTTGCTG GTGGGATAGCAGAAAACTTAGCGGGGAAGCTAATCGGCGTGCTGTTCGAGGTGTGGTTACTGGCTTCCGCCCGCTGCTTTCCGACACCGCCCTACTGGAAGACGGCCCGTGAGATGCTGGCCAACTGGAGACACCATCCTCCAGTGGTGGAGCAGTGGAACAAGGTCATATGTGCCCTTACCTCCAG GTTGCTCCGGTTCACCTATGGGCCTTCGTTCCCTCCGTTCAAAGTTCCAGAAGACGATGCCAGCAAGATTCCCACCGAGATGGATGACGACTGCGTGGCTCAGACCTGGCTGCGCTTCCTGCACATGCTCAG TAACCCAGTGGACCTGAGCAACCCTGCCATCATCAGCACCACGCCCAAGTTCCAGGAGCAGTTTCTCAACGTCAGTGGGGTCCCCCAGGAGATCGTCCAGCACCCTTGCCTCAAACAGCTGCCACAGATCTTCTTCCGTGCCATGAGGGGAATCAGCTTCCTTGTGGATGCTTTCCTCG GTATCTCTCGGCCGAGATCGGACAGTGCTCCGCCCACACCTGTGAACCGGCTGAGCATGCCGCCGCCCCCCAGTGCCATAAACACCACACCCCCACACAGCCGTCGGCACCGGACCACAATAGTCAATAAGACGACCAGCAAAGCTTCCACG GGAACTACTGCCCACCCGCCCAAAGTGTCTCACCCGACCACCTCCTCGTCCCCTCTGTCCAGTCCCAACCAAACGAACGCAGAGCCTCGCCCTCTGCCGGCCCCCTCCAGACCAAAGGTCAACAGCATCCTCAACCTTTTTGGCCAGTGGCTTTTTGATGCCTCGCTAGTGCACTGTAAACTCCATGATGGCTTCAACAGGGACAACACCATGACTG CCCTGGCCACTCAAGCTGGCTTGGAGTTCCGCAGAAAGGGGTCCCAGATATCCACTGACACCATGGTGTCCAACCCCATGTTCGACACTAATGAGTTCCCCGAAAACTACGAGTCCGGCAGGGCCGAGGCCTGTGGGACGGTGTGTAGGATCTTCTGCAGCAAGCGAACCGGGGAGGAGATATTGCCTGTCTATCTCTCTAG GTTTTATatggttctggtccagggtCTGCAGATCTCAGACTTCATCTGTAGACCTGTGTTGGCCAGCATCATCTTGAACTCCACGTCGCTTTTTTGCTCTGACCTAAAGGGCGTTAACGTCGTGGTTCCCTACTTTATCTCCGCCCTGGAAACCATTCTGCCGGACAG ggAGCTTTCCAAGTTCAAATCCTATGTCAACCCCACCGACCTGAGAAGGGCTTCCATCAGCATCCTGCTTTCAATGCTTTCTCTTCCTCACCACTTTGGGAATATAAAGTCTGAG GTTCTTCTGGAGGGCAAGTTCAGCAACGATGACAACTCGGTATCCGACAAAGCTCAGACCTTCCTGTCCCTGAGGTTGCGGCTGGTGAACATCCTGATCGGGGCCCTGCAGACGGAGACCGACTCCATCAACACGCAGATGATCCTGG GTGCGATGCTGAACATCGTCCAGGATTCTGCCCTCCTGGAGTCGATAGGGACGCAAACTGAAATG GGAAGCGTCGAGGCTAATGGCACAATGAAGAGCCATAGCCGTAACAGCAGCAGTATCAGCACGACCAGCGGGGGCAGCTCGCAGCCCACCACGCCAGACAGCGAGCGGCCTGCTCAGGCCCTCCTCCGGGACTATG CTCTTCATACAGATACAGCCGCCGGCCTCCTGGTCCGCAGTATCCACCTGGTCACCCAGAGACTCAACAAGCAATGGAGGTCCGATATGAGCGTGTCGCTGGCTGCCCTGGAGCTCTTGGCTGGCCTGGCCAAG GTGAGAGCCAGTTTGGAAACGTCGGACAAGAAGTGTGCCGTCAGCTCCGTGTGCGGCTACATCGTGTATCAGTGCAGCCGGCCCGCACCGCTGCACTCGCGGGACCTGCACTCCATGATCGTGGCGGCTTTCCAGTGCCTGTGCACCTGGCTGACAGAGCACCCTGACATGCTGGACGAAAAG GACTGTCTGATAGAGGTGCTGGAGATCGTGGAGCTGGGGATTTCAGGGAGCAAGTCGAAGACCAGCGAGCAGGAGGTGCGCTACAAGGGGGACAAAGAGCACAACCCGGCCTCCATGAGGGTGAAGGACGCTGCGGAGGCCACGCTGTCCTG CATCATGCAGGTGCTGGCCGCCTTCCCCTCCCTTAGTGGCCCCTCGTCCATGTGCAGTCTGCTCAACGAGGACACTTTGATCCGCTACTCCAGGCTCACCTCCACCAGCAGGGACAACTTCCGCTACTTCGTCCTGGACAACTCCGTCATACTGGCCATGCTGGAGCAGCCGCTGGGGAACGAGCAga ACCCCTGTCCTGCTGTTACCATCCTGATCCGAGGCGTGTCAGGCAGACATGCCTGGACCATGCAGCTGTACCACCAGCCCAGAGTAGCGCGTGCCAATCAGAAG GTATTTGTCCCCGAGCGGCGCCCCACCCCTAAGAACGACGTGGGCATCCGCTTCAACGTCAAACACAGAGCCTTCCCAGAGGAAGTCGATAAGATCCCTTTTGTGAAGGCAGACATGAGCATTCCGGACCTGGATGACATCGTAAGCAAGCCG CTGGAGGTGCAGCATGAGAAGCTTAGGAACGTGATGGTCAAGCAGATGGAGTACGAGGCAGCTCTGGAGCAACACAGCGAGGAGGTGTGGAAGAGCAAGCCCTTCCCCGACCCCCAGGTGGACTGCAAGCCCCCGCCGCCCTCGCAGGAGTTCCAGACTGCTcgcctctttctctctcacttCGGTTTCCTGTCCCTAGAAGCACTGAAG GAATCGGGTAATAGCCGCCTCCCACCAAACCTGATTGCTCTGGATTCCGCCCTGCCCGGCTTCTTCCAAGACATGGAGTACCTGGACTTACTTCCCTGTCGGCCGTTTGACACGGTGTTCATTTTTTATGTGAGGGCGGGGCAGAAGACCAGCCAAGAG ATCTTGAGGAACGCGGAATCCTCAGTCAACATCCAGCCACATTTCCTGGAGTTTCTGCTGTCCCTGGGTTGGCCTGTAGATGTGGGTAGTCACCCTGGGTGGACGGGGAATGTGGACACCAGCTGGTCCATCAACTCCTGCGTTGATGGAGAAGGCCAGCAGCAGG AGGAAGGATTCCCGGTAGATGACACCAGTGGATCCATGTTTAATGGCGAGAAGAAAGTCCTGTATTACGCTGATGCTCTGACTGAAATTGCATTTGTGGTTCCGACTTTGACAGATGCCTCCA GTGACTCCTCGGAAAACGGCCACACCCCGTTGGAGACGGACTCGCAGATGGGCCTGCTGCCTGGCATTCAGTCCAACCTGACACTTGAGCTCTTCCCAAACCACTCGGAGAACCTCGGCCAGCCGCAGAGG ATGAGCCCTACTTCGAAGACAAAGAAAATTCACTGTGGGAGGAACATACCTCCTCTGGGCCCGGAGACAAAGGTTCTGGTAGTTTGGATGGAGCGCTACGATGACATTG AAAACTTTCCGCTTTCAGATCTTTTGTCAGAAACCAGTACGGGAGTCGAGTCGTCAAACAGTAGCACATCATACAG GCCAGTTGCTTCAGAAAAAGACGTCCCGGTGGTGTTCATTCACCCCCTGAAGACCGGATTGTTCCGCATCAAGCTGCATGGAACGACGGGCAAGTTCAGCATGGTCATTCCCCTGATGGATGGCATGGTGGTCAGCCGGAGGGCGCTAG GGTTTTTAGTGAGGCAGATGGTCATCAACGCGTGCCGGCGGAAGAGGCTAGAGAGTGACTCGTACAACCCACCACACGTGCGACGGAAACAGAAGATCGCCGACATCTTCAACAAATACCGCAGCAAACAGCTGGAGCCTGAGTTCTATACCTCACTCTTCCAGGATGTAGGAGGGAGGAGCTTGAATCCTTGA
- the LOC125744675 gene encoding ral GTPase-activating protein subunit beta-like isoform X5, with product MYSEWRSLHLALQSDQGHLSVLHTYPPTVGREVANTVVRPLGATLSTPGSESILKTDKEVKWTMEVLCYGLSLPLEGDTVKLCVDVYTEWMMALVDPRNSIPQPIINEPNLYVQTILKHLHNLFLPRQEPSSPIHFRLCQQVLSAVQMLAKQSSSMVRETWEVLLLFLLRICDTLLAPPTVAGGIAENLAGKLIGVLFEVWLLASARCFPTPPYWKTAREMLANWRHHPPVVEQWNKVICALTSRLLRFTYGPSFPPFKVPEDDASKIPTEMDDDCVAQTWLRFLHMLSNPVDLSNPAIISTTPKFQEQFLNVSGVPQEIVQHPCLKQLPQIFFRAMRGISFLVDAFLGVAASKSETCDHLPSYDTLSSSLSPSGVTVSRTFVRTRLPSLGFVTSRNNFRERLPYGISRPRSDSAPPTPVNRLSMPPPPSAINTTPPHSRRHRTTIVNKTTSKASTGTTAHPPKVSHPTTSSSPLSSPNQTNAEPRPLPAPSRPKVNSILNLFGQWLFDASLVHCKLHDGFNRDNTMTALATQAGLEFRRKGSQISTDTMVSNPMFDTNEFPENYESGRAEACGTVCRIFCSKRTGEEILPVYLSRFYMVLVQGLQISDFICRPVLASIILNSTSLFCSDLKGVNVVVPYFISALETILPDRELSKFKSYVNPTDLRRASISILLSMLSLPHHFGNIKSEVLLEGKFSNDDNSVSDKAQTFLSLRLRLVNILIGALQTETDSINTQMILGAMLNIVQDSALLESIGTQTEMGSVEANGTMKSHSRNSSSISTTSGGSSQPTTPDSERPAQALLRDYALHTDTAAGLLVRSIHLVTQRLNKQWRSDMSVSLAALELLAGLAKVRASLETSDKKCAVSSVCGYIVYQCSRPAPLHSRDLHSMIVAAFQCLCTWLTEHPDMLDEKDCLIEVLEIVELGISGSKSKTSEQEVRYKGDKEHNPASMRVKDAAEATLSCIMQVLAAFPSLSGPSSMCSLLNEDTLIRYSRLTSTSRDNFRYFVLDNSVILAMLEQPLGNEQNPCPAVTILIRGVSGRHAWTMQLYHQPRVARANQKQVFVPERRPTPKNDVGIRFNVKHRAFPEEVDKIPFVKADMSIPDLDDIVSKPLEVQHEKLRNVMVKQMEYEAALEQHSEEVWKSKPFPDPQVDCKPPPPSQEFQTARLFLSHFGFLSLEALKESGNSRLPPNLIALDSALPGFFQDMEYLDLLPCRPFDTVFIFYVRAGQKTSQEILRNAESSVNIQPHFLEFLLSLGWPVDVGSHPGWTGNVDTSWSINSCVDGEGQQQEEGFPVDDTSGSMFNGEKKVLYYADALTEIAFVVPTLTDASSDSSENGHTPLETDSQMGLLPGIQSNLTLELFPNHSENLGQPQRMSPTSKTKKIHCGRNIPPLGPETKVLVVWMERYDDIENFPLSDLLSETSTGVESSNSSTSYRPVASEKDVPVVFIHPLKTGLFRIKLHGTTGKFSMVIPLMDGMVVSRRALGFLVRQMVINACRRKRLESDSYNPPHVRRKQKIADIFNKYRSKQLEPEFYTSLFQDVGGRSLNP from the exons ATGTACTCAGAGTGGAGGTCGTTGCACCTGGCGCTCCAGAGTGACCAGGGGCACCTAAGCGTCCTTCATACGTATCCCCCAACGGTGGGCCGCGAAGTGGCCAATACTGTGGTGCGCCCCCTTGGGGCGACCCTCAGCACCCCTGGATCGGAAAGCATCCTCAAAACCGACAAAGAG GTCAAATGGACAATGGAAGTGCTCTGCTATGGCCTGTCACTACCTCTGGAGGGAGACACCGTCAAGCTGTGTGTGGATGTCTACACAGAGTGGATGATGGCGCTGGTAGACCCTCGGAACTCCATCCCTCAGCCCATCATTAATGAACCCAACCTCTATGTTCAGACCATTCTGAAACACCTCCACAATCTCTTTCTCCCTAG GCAGGAGCCGAGCAGCCCCATTCACTTCCGCCTGTGTCAGCAGGTGCTTTCGGCAGTGCAGATGCTGGCTAAGCAGTCCAGCAGCATGGTCCGGGAGACCTGGGAGGTTCTGCTACTCTTCCTGCTAAGGATCTGTGACACCTTGTTGGCCCCACCCACCGTTGCTG GTGGGATAGCAGAAAACTTAGCGGGGAAGCTAATCGGCGTGCTGTTCGAGGTGTGGTTACTGGCTTCCGCCCGCTGCTTTCCGACACCGCCCTACTGGAAGACGGCCCGTGAGATGCTGGCCAACTGGAGACACCATCCTCCAGTGGTGGAGCAGTGGAACAAGGTCATATGTGCCCTTACCTCCAG GTTGCTCCGGTTCACCTATGGGCCTTCGTTCCCTCCGTTCAAAGTTCCAGAAGACGATGCCAGCAAGATTCCCACCGAGATGGATGACGACTGCGTGGCTCAGACCTGGCTGCGCTTCCTGCACATGCTCAG TAACCCAGTGGACCTGAGCAACCCTGCCATCATCAGCACCACGCCCAAGTTCCAGGAGCAGTTTCTCAACGTCAGTGGGGTCCCCCAGGAGATCGTCCAGCACCCTTGCCTCAAACAGCTGCCACAGATCTTCTTCCGTGCCATGAGGGGAATCAGCTTCCTTGTGGATGCTTTCCTCG GTGTTGCGGCCTCAAAGTCAGAGACCTGTGACCATCTGCCATCTTATG acacCTTGTCATCCTCTCTTTCTCCTTCAGGGGTTACAGTGAGTAGGACCTTTGTACGCACCAGGCTGCCCTCTTTAG GTTTCGTGACATCTAGGAACAATTTTCGAGAGAGGCTACCCTATG GTATCTCTCGGCCGAGATCGGACAGTGCTCCGCCCACACCTGTGAACCGGCTGAGCATGCCGCCGCCCCCCAGTGCCATAAACACCACACCCCCACACAGCCGTCGGCACCGGACCACAATAGTCAATAAGACGACCAGCAAAGCTTCCACG GGAACTACTGCCCACCCGCCCAAAGTGTCTCACCCGACCACCTCCTCGTCCCCTCTGTCCAGTCCCAACCAAACGAACGCAGAGCCTCGCCCTCTGCCGGCCCCCTCCAGACCAAAGGTCAACAGCATCCTCAACCTTTTTGGCCAGTGGCTTTTTGATGCCTCGCTAGTGCACTGTAAACTCCATGATGGCTTCAACAGGGACAACACCATGACTG CCCTGGCCACTCAAGCTGGCTTGGAGTTCCGCAGAAAGGGGTCCCAGATATCCACTGACACCATGGTGTCCAACCCCATGTTCGACACTAATGAGTTCCCCGAAAACTACGAGTCCGGCAGGGCCGAGGCCTGTGGGACGGTGTGTAGGATCTTCTGCAGCAAGCGAACCGGGGAGGAGATATTGCCTGTCTATCTCTCTAG GTTTTATatggttctggtccagggtCTGCAGATCTCAGACTTCATCTGTAGACCTGTGTTGGCCAGCATCATCTTGAACTCCACGTCGCTTTTTTGCTCTGACCTAAAGGGCGTTAACGTCGTGGTTCCCTACTTTATCTCCGCCCTGGAAACCATTCTGCCGGACAG ggAGCTTTCCAAGTTCAAATCCTATGTCAACCCCACCGACCTGAGAAGGGCTTCCATCAGCATCCTGCTTTCAATGCTTTCTCTTCCTCACCACTTTGGGAATATAAAGTCTGAG GTTCTTCTGGAGGGCAAGTTCAGCAACGATGACAACTCGGTATCCGACAAAGCTCAGACCTTCCTGTCCCTGAGGTTGCGGCTGGTGAACATCCTGATCGGGGCCCTGCAGACGGAGACCGACTCCATCAACACGCAGATGATCCTGG GTGCGATGCTGAACATCGTCCAGGATTCTGCCCTCCTGGAGTCGATAGGGACGCAAACTGAAATG GGAAGCGTCGAGGCTAATGGCACAATGAAGAGCCATAGCCGTAACAGCAGCAGTATCAGCACGACCAGCGGGGGCAGCTCGCAGCCCACCACGCCAGACAGCGAGCGGCCTGCTCAGGCCCTCCTCCGGGACTATG CTCTTCATACAGATACAGCCGCCGGCCTCCTGGTCCGCAGTATCCACCTGGTCACCCAGAGACTCAACAAGCAATGGAGGTCCGATATGAGCGTGTCGCTGGCTGCCCTGGAGCTCTTGGCTGGCCTGGCCAAG GTGAGAGCCAGTTTGGAAACGTCGGACAAGAAGTGTGCCGTCAGCTCCGTGTGCGGCTACATCGTGTATCAGTGCAGCCGGCCCGCACCGCTGCACTCGCGGGACCTGCACTCCATGATCGTGGCGGCTTTCCAGTGCCTGTGCACCTGGCTGACAGAGCACCCTGACATGCTGGACGAAAAG GACTGTCTGATAGAGGTGCTGGAGATCGTGGAGCTGGGGATTTCAGGGAGCAAGTCGAAGACCAGCGAGCAGGAGGTGCGCTACAAGGGGGACAAAGAGCACAACCCGGCCTCCATGAGGGTGAAGGACGCTGCGGAGGCCACGCTGTCCTG CATCATGCAGGTGCTGGCCGCCTTCCCCTCCCTTAGTGGCCCCTCGTCCATGTGCAGTCTGCTCAACGAGGACACTTTGATCCGCTACTCCAGGCTCACCTCCACCAGCAGGGACAACTTCCGCTACTTCGTCCTGGACAACTCCGTCATACTGGCCATGCTGGAGCAGCCGCTGGGGAACGAGCAga ACCCCTGTCCTGCTGTTACCATCCTGATCCGAGGCGTGTCAGGCAGACATGCCTGGACCATGCAGCTGTACCACCAGCCCAGAGTAGCGCGTGCCAATCAGAAG CAGGTATTTGTCCCCGAGCGGCGCCCCACCCCTAAGAACGACGTGGGCATCCGCTTCAACGTCAAACACAGAGCCTTCCCAGAGGAAGTCGATAAGATCCCTTTTGTGAAGGCAGACATGAGCATTCCGGACCTGGATGACATCGTAAGCAAGCCG CTGGAGGTGCAGCATGAGAAGCTTAGGAACGTGATGGTCAAGCAGATGGAGTACGAGGCAGCTCTGGAGCAACACAGCGAGGAGGTGTGGAAGAGCAAGCCCTTCCCCGACCCCCAGGTGGACTGCAAGCCCCCGCCGCCCTCGCAGGAGTTCCAGACTGCTcgcctctttctctctcacttCGGTTTCCTGTCCCTAGAAGCACTGAAG GAATCGGGTAATAGCCGCCTCCCACCAAACCTGATTGCTCTGGATTCCGCCCTGCCCGGCTTCTTCCAAGACATGGAGTACCTGGACTTACTTCCCTGTCGGCCGTTTGACACGGTGTTCATTTTTTATGTGAGGGCGGGGCAGAAGACCAGCCAAGAG ATCTTGAGGAACGCGGAATCCTCAGTCAACATCCAGCCACATTTCCTGGAGTTTCTGCTGTCCCTGGGTTGGCCTGTAGATGTGGGTAGTCACCCTGGGTGGACGGGGAATGTGGACACCAGCTGGTCCATCAACTCCTGCGTTGATGGAGAAGGCCAGCAGCAGG AGGAAGGATTCCCGGTAGATGACACCAGTGGATCCATGTTTAATGGCGAGAAGAAAGTCCTGTATTACGCTGATGCTCTGACTGAAATTGCATTTGTGGTTCCGACTTTGACAGATGCCTCCA GTGACTCCTCGGAAAACGGCCACACCCCGTTGGAGACGGACTCGCAGATGGGCCTGCTGCCTGGCATTCAGTCCAACCTGACACTTGAGCTCTTCCCAAACCACTCGGAGAACCTCGGCCAGCCGCAGAGG ATGAGCCCTACTTCGAAGACAAAGAAAATTCACTGTGGGAGGAACATACCTCCTCTGGGCCCGGAGACAAAGGTTCTGGTAGTTTGGATGGAGCGCTACGATGACATTG AAAACTTTCCGCTTTCAGATCTTTTGTCAGAAACCAGTACGGGAGTCGAGTCGTCAAACAGTAGCACATCATACAG GCCAGTTGCTTCAGAAAAAGACGTCCCGGTGGTGTTCATTCACCCCCTGAAGACCGGATTGTTCCGCATCAAGCTGCATGGAACGACGGGCAAGTTCAGCATGGTCATTCCCCTGATGGATGGCATGGTGGTCAGCCGGAGGGCGCTAG GGTTTTTAGTGAGGCAGATGGTCATCAACGCGTGCCGGCGGAAGAGGCTAGAGAGTGACTCGTACAACCCACCACACGTGCGACGGAAACAGAAGATCGCCGACATCTTCAACAAATACCGCAGCAAACAGCTGGAGCCTGAGTTCTATACCTCACTCTTCCAGGATGTAGGAGGGAGGAGCTTGAATCCTTGA